TACAAGAACGCTGCAGATGAATGACCTAACTCCGACACATGACCTAACTCTGACCCATGACCTAACTCTGACCCATGACCTAACTCTGATGTTTGTTGATTGAATGTAGGAGAGGTCACCATGGTTTCAAAGTCTTGACTTGGGAGAACATCTGTACTTTGCGAAGGAACTGCCTCGTCAATTGAAGGGTCTAGTTTGATTATTTCAGGATTAAAACTTTGCACAACATTAATCGTACTTGTTTTAGGTGCAAATTCTTCTTGTTCAACCGCTCTCAGTTCTTCAGCTTCGTCTTCCTCTCTTAGCGACGTATTGTTGGTGCTAGAAAGTCTACGTTTGTGTGACGATGCAACAAAAGCAGACGACTGCGAAAAACTATGCCAGTCATTTGCATCTTCTTTGTCGTTTGGTTTCTGATGTTCAGTTTCGCAGACACTATCATCAGTGTGCGTCTGGTGGAAATACGATGGTATTATACTTGAACAAGGCTTTCTGAGGATCGACTGATGTGATTCAAATTCAACGCCTTGACTATTATCACACACTCTGATTCTAGGTTCTAATGGTTGGGCATATAACCGATGTGATTGGCTGTGATCTGCAACACCTCTGTCACTTCTGATGTTATCATTACTCGCATTACTTGTATCACAGCTGACATTTCTTCGTTCCACTGTCGAATGACGTGACCTTTCTCTAACCGAAGCAAGGGATATTTGGATTGCACCACACTGATGTAAAAAATTCAGAATACATGTCTTCTCTGcgaaatcaaaataaagaacaaaaaagATATTtaataatgattatttttatttgtccaaaCCAGGGCTCAAATTTAACAGTAGTCCAGTTtgcacagactaccaattcttgtcatgggactaccataatttgcagctggtagtcctgtgtccacagactaccaattcttgtcatgggactaccataatttgtagctggtagtcccatgtccacagactaccaattcttgtcatggggctaccataatttgcagctggtaaccgactcaggctaccactgattatgtgatgatttaaaggatggaagatttacggacatgaaagtatatgaataacaaacatatttctAATACAGGAACCCTGTTTCttactttctgaaattggtagcccactaagactaccaaagaaaaaagttaatttttgaGCCCTGCAAATGTGGAAATTTCTTGAATGGTCAGCACTTAGTAGTGTTGTGGTACCCTAGTGTTGATAAAGCATAAGAGAACAGGAATACCTTGAGAAAATGTGTGTTGTAACCACcaggtctgtctgtcttaaagtggctatatggatgagaatCGGTGTATTTTTTTGgatatttgatttataaaacaattttaccatagcttcctacttgaaaaatcaatgtgaaatgacatatgacaagtctgtgtttgtaattcaatacatttgcaaaacattaataaatgtgtaaaatgtttgttattgtatgtacaataacaaacttttttacacaccttttagctttttacaatgtattgagttacaaacacagacttggtcaatgttgtttcacattgatttttaaaatactaagccataataaaattaaaaatccaaaataaatacacaatcctcatcca
This portion of the Glandiceps talaboti chromosome 19, keGlaTala1.1, whole genome shotgun sequence genome encodes:
- the LOC144450281 gene encoding uncharacterized protein LOC144450281, yielding MSHRAKFKAFFPGEQLYSPPSQQPWSSDPRSSSSEFTYSPEDCDVVWVEVKRCNQLMQLRDCFEESTQEMLQKFENDLLLIREKTCILNFLHQCGAIQISLASVRERSRHSTVERRNVSCDTSNASNDNIRSDRGVADHSQSHRLYAQPLEPRIRVCDNSQGVEFESHQSILRKPCSSIIPSYFHQTHTDDSVCETEHQKPNDKEDANDWHSFSQSSAFVASSHKRRLSSTNNTSLREEDEAEELRAVEQEEFAPKTSTINVVQSFNPEIIKLDPSIDEAVPSQSTDVLPSQDFETMVTSPTFNQQTSELGHGSELGHGSELGHVSELGHSSAAFLYSEATRLQDHQKAFSVGQTRRKYIRKNRNDFSQFKAWLVCQANENRDPEDIPAANLNVYLATFFYSTIKRNGEDYDPTTLQGFFNSIDRYLREKNYPQSIKTDFEFDETRRVLLARKRKLYSKDNKFKRQRPKPNLPATL